A section of the Bacillus pumilus genome encodes:
- a CDS encoding alpha/beta hydrolase — protein sequence MNLQEQIKIAASLRQPAEGSLPSQSELKPVHPPEVNKMEYDIPTSAGETKVWVFKPVNTSKQPLPVFVNLHGGGFILGSAEMDNHWCPVIADRAQCIVVNVEYQLAPEHPFPAALHECYDVLKWLYEHPDELQIDPKAIAIGGHSAGGNLATAACLLNIQKENPLPIVYQVLDYPPLDLATDPAQKPAFEEAIPVEMARLFNAFYLQGQDPHNPLVSPIFADRSSLAQLPPALVITAERDSLAQEAEQYAEKLKEAGVDVTYRQFKGVPHAFTHAGDLEIAEEAWHLMSDQLKKAFE from the coding sequence ATGAACTTACAAGAGCAAATCAAAATCGCAGCGTCATTACGTCAACCAGCTGAAGGTTCATTACCGAGTCAATCGGAATTAAAACCAGTCCATCCTCCCGAAGTGAACAAAATGGAATATGACATTCCAACAAGTGCTGGTGAAACAAAGGTATGGGTATTTAAGCCGGTCAACACATCAAAGCAGCCGCTTCCCGTTTTTGTGAATTTACATGGCGGAGGATTTATCCTAGGCAGTGCTGAAATGGATAACCACTGGTGTCCGGTCATTGCAGACAGGGCGCAATGTATCGTCGTCAATGTCGAGTATCAACTTGCCCCAGAGCATCCTTTTCCAGCCGCTCTTCATGAATGCTACGATGTCCTGAAGTGGTTGTATGAACACCCTGATGAGCTTCAAATAGACCCCAAAGCAATCGCCATTGGCGGACATAGCGCAGGAGGAAACCTGGCAACAGCTGCTTGTCTCTTAAATATTCAAAAAGAGAATCCACTCCCGATTGTCTATCAAGTGCTTGATTATCCGCCACTTGATTTAGCCACTGATCCAGCACAAAAGCCAGCATTTGAAGAAGCGATCCCAGTTGAAATGGCGAGACTCTTTAACGCCTTCTATCTGCAAGGCCAAGATCCGCACAATCCGCTCGTTTCTCCAATCTTTGCCGATCGTTCATCTTTGGCACAATTGCCACCAGCTCTCGTTATCACAGCTGAAAGAGATTCGCTAGCTCAAGAAGCCGAACAATATGCGGAGAAGTTAAAAGAAGCAGGGGTAGACGTCACGTACAGACAGTTTAAAGGAGTCCCCCACGCCTTCACGCATGCTGGAGATTTAGAAATAGCTGAAGAAGCTTGGCATCTCATGAGTGATCAATTGAAGAAGGCATTTGAATAA
- a CDS encoding MmcQ/YjbR family DNA-binding protein, with the protein MEKEKLQAFCLSLKGVTHDYQPEWQADRYHIGGKMFAMMGVDANRKPVITLKCDPQRAEELREMHEGIIPGYYMNKTHWNSIYLDADIPSSFVEELIEHSYQLVFRKLTKKSQQDILQQDE; encoded by the coding sequence ATGGAAAAAGAGAAACTACAGGCATTTTGTCTTTCTTTAAAAGGGGTCACCCATGATTATCAGCCAGAATGGCAGGCAGATCGTTATCATATTGGTGGAAAGATGTTTGCTATGATGGGCGTGGATGCGAATCGAAAGCCTGTTATCACATTAAAATGTGACCCTCAACGTGCTGAAGAACTAAGAGAGATGCATGAGGGGATTATCCCAGGCTATTATATGAATAAGACTCATTGGAATTCCATCTATCTTGATGCAGACATTCCATCTTCATTTGTAGAGGAATTAATCGAACATTCCTATCAATTGGTTTTCCGCAAATTAACAAAAAAATCTCAACAAGACATCCTCCAACAAGATGAATGA
- a CDS encoding SDR family NAD(P)-dependent oxidoreductase encodes MGYKVITGASSGIGYEAALAFAARGKNLILAARRLEKLQELKKEILDQYPDIKVNIQSVDLTDMAQVNSFYESLAEYELDTFINNAGFGHFGSIGEQDLSKIGDMLHLNIEALTILSTLFVRDYEQVEGAQLINISSRAGYTVVGNAVTYSATKFYVSAFTEGLALELKEKGAKLQAKILAPSATESEFAKRSLDVDQFEYEGNIKKYHTSKEMAACLLELYDHEKTVGIVDGKTFDFELKDPIFSHAGSSMK; translated from the coding sequence ATGGGCTATAAAGTCATTACAGGAGCAAGTTCAGGTATTGGATATGAGGCGGCACTGGCCTTTGCAGCACGAGGCAAAAATCTTATTTTAGCTGCACGCCGGCTCGAGAAACTCCAAGAACTGAAGAAAGAGATTCTTGATCAATATCCCGATATTAAAGTAAACATACAGTCTGTCGATTTAACCGACATGGCGCAAGTGAATTCATTTTATGAATCATTGGCTGAATATGAGCTCGACACCTTCATTAATAATGCAGGATTCGGCCATTTCGGCTCGATTGGAGAGCAGGATCTAAGTAAAATTGGGGATATGCTTCACCTGAATATCGAAGCATTAACGATTTTATCCACTTTATTTGTTCGTGATTATGAGCAAGTAGAAGGGGCTCAGCTGATCAACATTTCTTCAAGAGCGGGCTATACAGTCGTCGGCAATGCCGTCACCTATTCAGCCACGAAGTTTTACGTGAGCGCCTTTACAGAAGGACTAGCACTAGAGTTGAAAGAAAAGGGAGCTAAGTTACAGGCGAAAATATTAGCACCTTCTGCAACAGAATCAGAATTTGCAAAGCGTTCATTAGATGTAGATCAATTCGAATATGAAGGCAATATCAAGAAATATCATACATCAAAAGAAATGGCAGCCTGTCTGCTTGAGCTGTATGATCATGAAAAAACAGTCGGTATAGTTGACGGCAAGACCTTTGATTTTGAATTAAAAGATCCGATTTTTTCACATGCTGGCTCAAGTATGAAATAG
- a CDS encoding UPF0715 family protein — protein MQLLQSFHKILITLFLSSILLSLFVCFYPPIQGEPAFLVFYVPIFFVCYFVFAVPLQLLFSLQPKAFHPLYLAAYLMIAMVVMLFVIDGIGSSTSIPIIIMSSLIYWVSDSLLYQRTYEKST, from the coding sequence GTGCAATTGCTTCAATCATTTCACAAAATTCTAATCACACTATTCCTTAGTTCGATTTTACTCAGTCTGTTCGTATGCTTCTATCCACCGATTCAGGGCGAGCCTGCGTTCTTGGTATTTTACGTTCCTATCTTTTTTGTTTGTTATTTCGTCTTTGCGGTTCCTTTGCAGTTATTATTTTCTTTGCAGCCAAAGGCTTTCCATCCACTTTATCTTGCTGCTTATTTAATGATTGCAATGGTTGTCATGCTTTTTGTGATTGATGGTATCGGGAGTTCAACATCTATACCTATCATCATCATGAGCAGTTTGATCTACTGGGTCTCTGATTCTTTGCTTTATCAAAGAACATATGAAAAAAGCACCTAA
- a CDS encoding type II asparaginase produces the protein MNVTKWLGAVLLSVLLLLTAACANTSTQEKNQNENETASNESKDKTTAVETGNKSLSNIKILATGGTIAGSSDSDTDTTGYKSGALGIDKVIASVPQLKDVANVTGEQVANVGSENVDDALLLKLAKRVNKLLNDDQVDGIVITHGTDTLEETAYFLNLVVKSDKPVVVVGSMRPASAISADGPLNLYHAVKIASTKEAKGKGVMVTLNDRIASARFITKTNTTTTDSFKSLEHGYIGEIAGEVVSFYNEPTRKHTSESEFDVSNIKELPQVDILYGYQNDQKYMYDAAVKAGAKGIVVAAAGNGTMSTEAIKGATDAVKKDVVVVRSSRAGNGIVTHEKMDDEHHFVSSDSLNPQKARILLMLALTKTKDPSKVQTFYEKY, from the coding sequence ATGAACGTAACAAAATGGTTAGGTGCTGTCCTACTTTCTGTTTTATTACTGTTGACAGCAGCTTGTGCCAATACAAGTACCCAAGAGAAAAATCAAAACGAAAATGAAACCGCATCTAATGAATCAAAGGACAAAACGACAGCCGTAGAAACGGGGAATAAGTCCTTATCTAATATTAAAATCTTAGCAACAGGCGGGACAATTGCCGGAAGTTCAGACAGTGATACCGATACGACAGGTTATAAATCTGGTGCACTTGGTATCGATAAAGTCATTGCCTCAGTTCCACAGCTAAAGGATGTGGCAAACGTAACCGGTGAGCAGGTGGCGAACGTAGGTAGTGAAAATGTGGATGATGCTCTTCTTTTAAAATTAGCCAAACGAGTGAATAAACTCTTAAACGATGATCAAGTAGATGGAATTGTTATCACACATGGAACAGATACGCTTGAAGAGACCGCTTACTTTTTAAATCTGGTTGTCAAAAGTGATAAACCAGTTGTAGTCGTTGGCTCAATGCGTCCAGCATCTGCTATCAGTGCGGATGGCCCGCTAAACTTGTATCATGCGGTGAAAATTGCATCTACAAAAGAAGCCAAAGGTAAAGGGGTCATGGTCACGTTAAATGATCGAATTGCATCCGCTCGATTTATTACAAAGACAAATACGACCACAACCGATTCCTTCAAGTCTCTTGAACATGGCTACATTGGAGAAATTGCTGGTGAAGTGGTTTCCTTTTATAACGAACCGACCAGAAAACATACGTCTGAAAGTGAATTTGATGTATCAAACATAAAGGAATTACCACAAGTCGATATTTTATACGGCTATCAAAATGATCAAAAATATATGTATGATGCAGCAGTAAAAGCAGGAGCGAAAGGGATAGTCGTTGCCGCAGCCGGAAATGGAACAATGTCAACAGAAGCCATCAAAGGGGCAACAGATGCCGTGAAGAAAGATGTAGTCGTCGTGAGATCAAGCCGTGCAGGCAATGGGATTGTTACCCATGAAAAAATGGATGATGAACATCACTTTGTCTCATCAGATTCATTGAACCCACAAAAAGCACGTATTCTGCTTATGCTCGCTCTAACGAAGACAAAAGATCCAAGTAAAGTGCAGACATTTTATGAAAAGTATTAA
- a CDS encoding alpha/beta fold hydrolase, whose translation MNSILLQDGRHIGLCEYGDLAGFPIFFFHGTPGSRVMFSEDDPISKELGIRLICLDRPGFGLSTPQPERTILDWAKDVLEVADHLGIHHFSVMGVSGGGAFAAACAYQLPNRVLSAALISSTTPFQDGKPPKSMLKENKLAFFLSKKFPWLLKASYRSQKKMIENKPEKFKNLAKNGNKHLHPWDRQFLQTDEQLEMMMTHLHEATRQSVDECIREPDLLSRPWAFDMKDIQIPVDVWHGKEDSMAPFVEIEKMAPHIPNVKTNYIDEAGHFLTDVDDIWRDILLSLKTRAKDHYQHA comes from the coding sequence ATGAACAGTATTCTTTTACAAGATGGACGTCATATTGGTTTGTGTGAATACGGCGATCTAGCAGGATTTCCAATATTCTTTTTTCACGGAACCCCTGGGTCAAGAGTCATGTTTTCAGAAGATGACCCCATTTCTAAAGAGCTCGGTATTCGTCTCATCTGTTTAGACAGACCGGGATTCGGTTTATCTACCCCTCAACCTGAACGTACGATTTTAGATTGGGCAAAAGATGTGCTAGAGGTAGCAGATCATCTCGGCATTCACCATTTTTCAGTGATGGGTGTATCTGGAGGCGGCGCATTCGCTGCTGCCTGTGCTTATCAATTGCCGAATCGAGTGCTTTCAGCCGCTCTGATTTCAAGTACAACGCCATTTCAGGACGGAAAACCACCTAAAAGTATGCTCAAAGAAAACAAATTGGCTTTTTTCCTCAGTAAGAAATTCCCTTGGCTATTAAAAGCAAGCTATCGTTCTCAAAAAAAGATGATTGAGAACAAACCTGAGAAATTTAAGAATCTAGCCAAAAATGGAAACAAACATCTACATCCATGGGATCGTCAATTCCTTCAAACTGATGAGCAATTAGAGATGATGATGACACATTTACACGAAGCCACTCGTCAATCGGTGGATGAATGTATTCGTGAACCAGATTTACTCTCACGTCCGTGGGCATTCGATATGAAGGATATTCAAATTCCTGTTGATGTCTGGCATGGAAAGGAAGATTCGATGGCTCCGTTTGTCGAAATAGAAAAAATGGCGCCTCACATCCCAAACGTCAAAACCAATTATATCGATGAAGCGGGACATTTCCTTACGGATGTAGACGATATTTGGCGAGATATTTTACTTTCTTTAAAAACACGTGCAAAAGATCATTATCAACACGCATAA